A section of the Bacteroidota bacterium genome encodes:
- a CDS encoding formylglycine-generating enzyme family protein yields the protein MIAIHRLALSFLLLAALSVSCVPGFSKVRPAQSRAVESSRGMVRIPSGYYKPFYITKGIDSVFIHSFLMDATPVTNKEFLDFVKSNTSWTRSRVSSLLAESGYLKHWKGDFDIGDKSLEGVPVVNVSWFAASAYARWRHKRLPTISEWEYASLAPIVSPRHSTGKAKNDLILAWYGSPNASRLHPAGTVNKNAYGVCDMFGQVWDWVEDFSSVIIPPDPRGGLDLRSFCGAGAAGTIDPSDYATFMRFAMRNSLKANYCVENLGFRCVQ from the coding sequence ATGATTGCCATTCATCGGCTCGCGTTATCCTTCCTGCTGCTCGCGGCATTGAGCGTTTCGTGTGTACCGGGCTTCTCAAAAGTTCGGCCCGCTCAGTCACGGGCTGTCGAGTCGAGCAGGGGAATGGTACGGATACCCTCCGGCTATTATAAGCCGTTCTATATCACGAAGGGAATCGATTCGGTTTTTATTCATTCCTTTTTGATGGATGCGACACCGGTGACGAATAAGGAATTCCTCGACTTCGTGAAGTCGAATACTTCATGGACACGATCGAGAGTCTCATCCTTGCTGGCTGAATCCGGTTATTTGAAGCACTGGAAGGGAGATTTTGATATTGGCGACAAGTCGCTGGAAGGCGTGCCAGTTGTTAATGTCTCCTGGTTCGCGGCAAGTGCTTACGCTCGATGGCGGCATAAGCGACTTCCCACAATCTCCGAGTGGGAATATGCATCCCTCGCTCCGATTGTAAGCCCGCGCCACTCCACAGGCAAAGCGAAGAATGACCTAATTCTGGCATGGTATGGCAGCCCAAATGCATCACGATTGCATCCGGCAGGAACGGTGAATAAGAATGCATACGGCGTCTGCGATATGTTCGGACAGGTTTGGGATTGGGTGGAAGACTTTAGCAGCGTCATAATTCCACCCGATCCACGTGGTGGTTTGGACTTGCGCTCCTTTTGTGGCGCAGGCGCTGCTGGGACGATCGACCCATCGGACTACGCGACCTTCATGCGGTTTGCAATGCGGAACAGCCTTAAGGCTAACTACTGCGTTGAAAATCTTGGCTTTCGATGTGTACAATGA
- the nirK gene encoding copper-containing nitrite reductase: protein MLTRIQYYTVAIIVLLLASCTGKKSGLPELTGGQREAQLTDAPLVPKRVESKGPQKVIVHLEIREVVKQISDGTAYTFWTFGGNVPGKFIRVMQDDLVEFHLSNHPGNKLPHNIDLHAVNGPGGGAEASLTAPGHTSVFSFRALNPGLYVYHCATAPVGMHIANGMYGMIFVESREHPLPPVDHEFYMMQGEIYTTGKFGDAGLQAFSMQNAIDEKPTYVVFNGSVGSTLGPKALNVKVGETVRLFVGNAGPNLSSSFHVIGEIFDNVYPEGGSEIINHNVQTTVIPPGGAAIVEFKVNVPGVYHMVDHAIFRAFNQGALADINVTGRDDSSIYSHKQRDEVYMLEGGNIQSLETSPPVEMKERPMAERMQIGEQIFTTNCAACHQLTGQGLPGVFPPLAGSDFLKNRPDKGVNIVMHGLQEPITVRGMQFNGVMPIWSFNEDQVASVLTYVRNSWGNNFGPVSLSEVRKLKK, encoded by the coding sequence ATGCTTACAAGAATTCAATATTATACCGTCGCAATTATCGTATTGCTGCTCGCCTCCTGCACGGGCAAGAAATCGGGCCTTCCAGAGTTGACCGGAGGCCAGCGCGAAGCCCAGCTAACCGACGCGCCGTTGGTCCCAAAGCGGGTCGAATCCAAGGGACCGCAAAAGGTTATCGTACATCTCGAAATTCGCGAAGTTGTTAAGCAAATCTCTGACGGGACTGCGTATACCTTTTGGACATTCGGTGGAAACGTGCCTGGAAAGTTCATTCGCGTAATGCAGGATGACTTAGTGGAATTCCACTTGAGCAATCATCCCGGTAATAAACTTCCTCACAATATTGATTTGCATGCAGTCAATGGTCCCGGTGGTGGTGCGGAGGCTTCGCTCACTGCGCCAGGACATACATCCGTGTTTTCATTTCGTGCTCTGAATCCGGGACTGTACGTCTACCATTGCGCGACTGCTCCGGTTGGGATGCATATCGCGAATGGAATGTATGGGATGATTTTCGTGGAGTCCCGAGAACATCCGCTCCCGCCGGTCGATCATGAGTTTTACATGATGCAGGGCGAAATCTATACGACCGGGAAGTTCGGCGATGCTGGTCTGCAGGCGTTCTCGATGCAAAATGCAATCGATGAAAAACCGACGTACGTTGTGTTCAATGGTTCGGTCGGATCGACATTGGGTCCAAAAGCGCTCAATGTGAAAGTCGGTGAGACTGTCCGTCTGTTCGTCGGAAATGCCGGTCCAAATCTATCGTCGTCTTTTCATGTGATCGGTGAAATTTTCGACAACGTCTACCCCGAGGGTGGAAGCGAAATCATCAATCATAACGTGCAAACGACGGTGATTCCTCCGGGTGGCGCAGCCATTGTCGAGTTCAAAGTCAATGTTCCAGGGGTCTACCACATGGTCGATCATGCGATCTTCCGTGCCTTCAATCAGGGTGCACTTGCGGATATCAACGTGACCGGGCGTGATGACTCAAGCATCTATTCCCACAAGCAGCGAGATGAGGTATACATGCTGGAGGGCGGTAATATTCAGAGTCTTGAAACATCCCCACCGGTTGAAATGAAGGAACGGCCAATGGCCGAGCGCATGCAGATCGGCGAGCAAATATTCACCACGAACTGCGCCGCATGTCATCAGCTCACGGGTCAGGGTTTGCCTGGTGTATTCCCACCGTTGGCAGGCTCTGACTTCCTCAAGAATCGTCCGGATAAAGGTGTAAACATCGTTATGCACGGCTTGCAGGAGCCGATCACCGTACGCGGAATGCAATTCAACGGAGTCATGCCGATCTGGTCGTTCAATGAAGATCAGGTAGCAAGTGTATTGACCTACGTCCGCAACTCATGGGGCAATAATTTCGGACCGGTCTCGCTGAGTGAAGTTCGCAAGCTAAAGAAGTGA
- a CDS encoding c-type cytochrome: protein MYIQTLTVAAAIGLSSLAVSVRTVTPSEPAPGSRVSAPEPPASHEVLARGKKMFLISCSPCHGADGTGNGPIASNLRYKPRDFTRGIYLNRSTASGELPTDYDLFRTITTGLHNTAMPSFRQMAPGDRWDIVQYIKTFSPRFNDSSEYPLDVINVGSEILPSPQSLARGRELYLQMQCTSCHGIRGQGDGPASSTLSDDFRNQIWPTDLTNASEFKFGRSVLDIFRIFSTGLNGTPMPSYAQTLSDTDRWHLANYVWSLQNTDQYVDGVGADSLAGLHGPR, encoded by the coding sequence ATGTACATTCAAACACTAACAGTCGCCGCAGCGATAGGGCTGTCGAGTTTAGCAGTCTCCGTCCGCACAGTCACGCCGTCAGAGCCCGCGCCGGGTTCGAGGGTCTCGGCTCCCGAGCCACCAGCTTCGCATGAAGTTCTTGCGCGCGGTAAGAAGATGTTTCTCATTTCTTGCTCGCCGTGTCACGGTGCTGATGGGACCGGCAATGGGCCGATCGCGTCCAATCTTCGATACAAGCCGCGTGATTTTACGCGCGGTATCTATCTGAACCGCTCGACGGCAAGCGGCGAATTGCCGACCGATTATGATCTCTTTCGCACGATCACGACCGGTCTCCATAACACAGCAATGCCCTCGTTCCGGCAAATGGCACCGGGCGATCGTTGGGATATCGTGCAATACATCAAGACCTTCTCGCCACGATTCAATGATTCGAGCGAATACCCGCTCGATGTCATCAATGTCGGGAGCGAGATTCTGCCAAGTCCGCAAAGTCTCGCACGTGGTAGAGAACTCTATCTCCAAATGCAGTGCACAAGCTGTCATGGCATTCGTGGTCAGGGCGATGGCCCGGCGTCATCTACGCTTTCCGATGATTTCAGAAATCAAATCTGGCCGACAGATCTGACCAACGCATCTGAGTTCAAGTTTGGAAGAAGTGTACTCGATATCTTTCGAATCTTCTCGACCGGGCTCAATGGAACACCAATGCCGTCTTATGCGCAGACACTCTCCGATACCGACCGGTGGCATCTCGCGAATTACGTTTGGTCGCTCCAAAATACCGATCAGTATGTTGACGGTGTCGGTGCCGATAGCCTCGCCGGCTTGCACGGCCCGAGATAA
- a CDS encoding carboxypeptidase regulatory-like domain-containing protein encodes MEDKEMKVLSNRQEPLLSRGDLAFALIVCLATSFGFLALPKDQKTPTASGSISGTVRFSGPAPKLAHAKTTGFDICGQSHSYDRLIVGKGNGVEYTLVYIANPPAGKANFPAPTITQQGCGYTPHLTVASRGSSVTFVNEDPGLHNVHGYYISGSERSTLFNFAQPSQGQKSAQQLRKAGMVNVECDVHPWMSSWIWVTDNPYVAVTKADGSYSIDGLPPGTYTVVMWHEGWKMSTPEGGRPVFSGNVVEQRQITVSAGTANADFELK; translated from the coding sequence ATGGAGGATAAAGAAATGAAAGTGTTAAGTAATCGGCAAGAACCTCTCCTTTCGCGAGGCGACCTTGCATTTGCGCTAATAGTATGTCTGGCCACGAGTTTTGGCTTCTTGGCATTGCCCAAGGACCAGAAGACGCCAACGGCCAGCGGGTCGATCTCAGGTACCGTACGATTCTCTGGCCCGGCTCCAAAGCTGGCGCATGCGAAGACGACAGGTTTCGATATTTGCGGTCAGTCGCACTCTTACGACCGCCTGATCGTCGGCAAAGGCAACGGAGTTGAGTATACCCTGGTCTACATTGCCAACCCCCCAGCTGGCAAGGCGAATTTCCCTGCACCGACAATAACACAACAGGGTTGTGGTTATACGCCGCATTTAACGGTCGCTTCGCGTGGGTCATCAGTTACGTTTGTCAACGAGGATCCGGGACTTCACAATGTTCATGGATACTATATCAGTGGCTCCGAGCGCTCCACTTTGTTCAACTTCGCCCAACCTTCGCAAGGTCAAAAGTCCGCGCAGCAATTGCGGAAAGCCGGGATGGTCAATGTCGAGTGCGACGTGCACCCGTGGATGTCCTCGTGGATCTGGGTGACCGATAATCCCTACGTCGCAGTAACAAAAGCAGACGGATCCTATTCCATCGATGGACTTCCGCCTGGGACCTATACGGTCGTCATGTGGCATGAGGGCTGGAAAATGTCCACGCCAGAAGGCGGCCGCCCCGTCTTCTCGGGCAACGTCGTCGAACAACGCCAAATCACGGTTTCGGCTGGTACCGCTAACGCAGACTTTGAATTGAAATGA
- a CDS encoding tryptophanase, with amino-acid sequence MKTIIEPFKIKMVEQLRFTTQEEREELLVAAHYNPFLLRSDDVLIDLLTDSGTTAMSAKQWSALMDGDEAYAGSRSYYKFEDAVRDITGFTHIIPTHQGRAAEKIIFSLIGAPGKIIPNNTHFDTTRANIESSGARAVDLPNPIGLIPEIVADFKGDMNTDALEDLIRQEGPENIPLVMLTITNNTGGGQPVSMANIKAVSKIAHANGIPFFLDACRFAENAMFIKQREEGYANVPVKAIAQEMFSYTDGCTMSAKKDGLVNTGGFLAMNDGELAMRARNVLIVTEGFTTYGGLARRDLEAIARGLVEVMDESYLAYRLRSIQYLGDALELNNVPIVRPTGGHAVYIDAKRFAPHLRAEDYPGQSIVCALYTHAGIRSVEVGSVMFGKYDQDGRLIPSPMELVRLAIPRRVYTQSHIDYVAEAVCEVFEERDNLPALHITYEAPILRHFTAHFEPVPVLVS; translated from the coding sequence ATGAAGACCATCATCGAACCATTCAAGATCAAGATGGTCGAGCAGTTGCGCTTTACCACACAGGAAGAGCGCGAGGAATTGCTAGTCGCGGCCCATTACAATCCGTTTCTACTCCGCTCCGACGATGTGCTGATCGATCTACTGACCGATAGCGGCACCACCGCCATGAGTGCAAAACAGTGGTCCGCACTTATGGATGGCGATGAAGCCTATGCCGGCTCTCGGAGTTACTACAAGTTCGAGGATGCTGTCCGCGACATCACCGGGTTTACCCATATCATCCCAACGCATCAGGGCCGGGCAGCAGAAAAGATCATTTTTAGCCTGATTGGAGCTCCCGGAAAGATCATTCCGAATAATACGCATTTTGATACTACGCGCGCAAATATTGAATCGTCAGGCGCGCGTGCCGTGGATTTGCCGAATCCGATTGGGCTGATTCCGGAAATTGTCGCTGATTTCAAAGGCGACATGAATACGGATGCACTGGAGGATTTGATCCGACAGGAAGGACCTGAGAATATTCCACTGGTGATGCTGACAATCACGAACAATACCGGCGGCGGACAGCCCGTCTCCATGGCAAATATTAAAGCAGTCAGCAAGATCGCTCATGCAAATGGGATTCCCTTCTTTCTCGACGCATGCCGCTTTGCGGAAAATGCAATGTTCATCAAGCAGCGGGAAGAGGGCTATGCGAATGTGCCGGTGAAGGCTATTGCGCAAGAGATGTTTTCGTACACTGATGGCTGTACGATGAGCGCGAAAAAGGATGGCCTCGTTAATACCGGCGGTTTTCTGGCAATGAACGATGGCGAATTAGCCATGCGCGCGCGCAACGTCCTGATCGTCACGGAAGGTTTTACGACTTACGGCGGCCTTGCCCGAAGAGATTTGGAAGCAATCGCCCGTGGACTTGTCGAAGTCATGGACGAATCATATCTTGCCTATCGACTTCGATCCATCCAATACCTTGGCGATGCACTCGAGCTGAATAATGTGCCGATTGTTCGTCCAACCGGTGGACATGCGGTTTACATCGACGCCAAACGGTTCGCTCCTCACCTGCGCGCCGAGGACTACCCTGGCCAATCCATTGTCTGTGCGCTATATACCCATGCTGGAATTCGGTCCGTGGAGGTTGGCAGTGTTATGTTCGGAAAATATGACCAAGATGGCCGCCTGATACCATCACCTATGGAGCTTGTTCGGCTGGCAATCCCAAGACGCGTATATACTCAGAGCCACATAGACTATGTTGCCGAGGCGGTTTGTGAAGTGTTTGAGGAGCGCGATAACCTCCCCGCCCTCCACATAACATACGAGGCACCGATCTTAAGACATTTCACTGCCCATTTTGAGCCGGTCCCTGTCTTAGTTAGTTAA
- a CDS encoding DUF2892 domain-containing protein, translating to MRSIAGRVLRIALGLLLIWWGFWGNAGVIVGFIGFVPLAAGFMNFCVFAPLFGRTIWGKPRGV from the coding sequence ATGAGAAGCATTGCGGGGCGTGTGCTCCGCATTGCTCTTGGCTTATTGCTGATTTGGTGGGGTTTCTGGGGCAATGCCGGTGTGATCGTCGGTTTCATCGGCTTCGTGCCTCTTGCCGCCGGGTTTATGAACTTCTGCGTTTTCGCACCACTCTTCGGACGAACAATCTGGGGAAAGCCACGCGGAGTGTAA
- a CDS encoding SCO family protein, giving the protein MKKTKAVGGLVIAVLAAQIMISCGPHKLGLADIGNGDSLKRAHANQGSIYSINVTLQNQDARTIPWQSLSGKVQVMAMIFTHCQASCPMITNEIKDAEALIPESMRDRVGFTLISFDSKRDTAARLKEHYTAMHLDSLWQLLHGNPADIQTIANLLDVKFKEVAEGNFSHSNVIVVVDEKGHIILREEGIEKHSAEIARTAQFLL; this is encoded by the coding sequence ATGAAAAAAACAAAGGCGGTTGGCGGTCTCGTTATCGCCGTATTGGCAGCTCAGATCATGATCTCGTGCGGTCCTCATAAATTGGGGCTGGCCGATATTGGCAATGGAGATAGCTTAAAACGAGCTCACGCAAATCAAGGATCGATATACTCTATCAATGTTACACTCCAGAACCAGGATGCTCGGACCATCCCATGGCAATCCTTGAGTGGCAAGGTGCAGGTGATGGCCATGATTTTCACGCATTGTCAGGCATCCTGCCCCATGATCACGAATGAAATCAAGGACGCAGAGGCGCTCATTCCTGAATCGATGAGGGACCGGGTCGGCTTTACGCTAATTTCTTTCGATTCGAAGCGCGATACGGCTGCTCGCTTGAAGGAACATTACACGGCGATGCACCTTGATTCCCTTTGGCAATTACTTCACGGTAATCCAGCTGATATTCAGACGATCGCGAACCTGCTCGATGTAAAATTCAAAGAGGTTGCGGAAGGTAATTTTTCACACTCGAACGTGATCGTTGTGGTTGATGAGAAAGGTCATATCATCTTGCGCGAAGAAGGGATTGAAAAGCACTCTGCGGAGATCGCTCGCACCGCTCAATTTCTATTATGA